In Actinoplanes octamycinicus, the genomic window CTCGCGCGGGGTGATCAGTTTCGGATCGTTCAGGTCCGACTCGGCGATCAGCGAGAGCGGCCGGCGCAGCGCGGTGGACAGCGACTCGGCCTCCACCGCGAGCTGCTCCAGCAGGTGCACGGCGCCCTCGTCGTGCAGCGCGTGCACGGCGTCCAGCCGCAACCCGTCGACGTGGTAGTCGCGCAGCCACATCAGCACCGAGTCGGTGATGTAGCGCCGGACCTCGCCGGAGTCCGGGCCGTCCAGGTTCAGCGAGCTGCCCCAGGTGTTCGACGAGGACGACAGGTAGGGCGCGAACATCGGGGCGTAGGCGCCGGACGGGCCGAAGTGGTTGTAGACCACGTCGAGCACCACGCCCAGACCCTTGCGGTGCGCGGCGTCGACGAACCTCTTCAGGCCGTCCGGGCCGCCGTAGGCCTCGTGCGGGGCGAACCAGCAGACGCCGTCGTACCCCCAGTTGTACTCACCGTTGAACGCGTTCACCGGGAGCAGCTCGACCAGGTCGACACCGAGGTCGACCAGGTGGTCGAGGCGCTCGATGGCGGCGTCGAAGGTGCCCTCCGGGGTGAACGTGCCGATGTGCAGCTCGTAGAGCACCGAGCCGGGCACCTGGCGGCCGGTCCACGCCTGGTCGGTCCAGGCGAACGCGTCGTGGTCGTAGACCCGGCTCGGGCCGTGCACGCCGTGCGGCTGCCAGGCCGAGCGCGGGTCGGGCACCGGATTGTCGGCGTCGGGCAGCACGTAGGAGTAGTCGGTGCCGGGGCCGGCCGACGGCACGTCCAGGCGCCACCAGCCACCGTCGCCCGGCTCCATCGGGTGCTCGTCGTCACCCAGGCGCAGCTTGGGCGACTTCTCCGGCGCCCATACCTCGAAGGTCGTCATCTCACTCTTTCACCAGGAGAGCGACGGGATAGGTGTGCAGCAGCTCGGCAACGGCCAGGCGATCTCCACCGTAGCTGGCGTTCGTGAACACTTCCGTCCAACTGTGTCCGTCGAGTGACAGCGTGGTGTCGTGCCATCCGCCGTGGCGTGACAATCCGACCGGCAGCCGGGTGGCGACCACCACCACGCCGCCCCGGTCGAACGCCAGCACGTGCTCGCCGACCCGTCCTTCGGCGAACACCGGCCGGTACGAGGTGAACAGCTCCGGCCGCTGCCGGAGCAGCCGCAGCGTACGGCTGACCACGAGCAGCTTGGCCGCCCCGGTGTCGTCCACCGGCGGCTGCCAGCCGTCGTCGAGCCGGCCGAGCAGCTCGCGGCGGGCGGCGAAGTCGACCGGCCGCCGGTTGTCCGGGTCGACCAGCGAGTAGTCCCAGAGCTCGGTGCCCTGATAGACGTCCGGCACCCCGGGCATGGTCAGCTGCACGAGTTTCTGACCCAGCGAGTTGACCCAGCCGGGCGGCGTGATCGAGGCAGCGAAATCGGTCACCTCGCGGTGCAGCGCCGGGTCGTCGTAGATCTTGTCGACCATCGCCCGCAAGGCCGTCTCGAACGCCTCGTCCGGCTGGTACCACGTGGTGACGACAGCCGACTCACGGGCGGCCTTCACCGCGTACGCGAAGAGCCTGTCCCGGTCGATCGGCCAGGCGCCGACCGCGACCTGCCAGATCAGATGGGCCAGCGACGGATCCGGGAGCGGAGCGACCCGGACCCAGCGGCGAACCACCTCGGTCCAGTCGCCGGGCACCTCGGAGAGCACCGCGAGCCGGGCCCGGACATCCTCGCCGCGCTTGGTGTCATGGGTGCTCAGCGCGGTCATCGTGGCCGGCCAGTCCTGCTGCCGGGACTCGGCGCACTCGTGGAACTCGTCCACCGAGACGCCGAACTTGAGCGGGTCGTTGCCCACCTCGTTGCGGGCCGCGAACCGGGTCCAGCGGTAGAACGCGGTGTCCTCCACACCCTTGGCCATCACCGCGCCGGTGAACTGCTGGAACCGGGCGGCGACCTCCTCGGCGGGGTTGCGGAGCCGGGCGGTGAGCTGGTCCAGCGTGCTGATCAGCTGCGGACGCCGGCGGCCCGCCTCGGCCCGGGCCTGGGCGAGGTAGCGCGCGCCACCCGGCAGGTAGGAGCGGTAGACCGGGAAGCAGGCGGCCAGCTCGGCGAGGCCCTGCGGCGCGGCCTCGATCTCCGGCACGAGCCGGGACAGCCGCCCGAGCTCGGCGGCGAGCAGCTTGGTGGCGACCGTGCGCTTGGTCTCGTGGACGAGGTTCTGGAAGCTGGTCGTGCCGCCGGTCAGGTAGTGGTCGAGCGTGTCGAAGAACGCCTCCGTGCCGGCGTCCACGAACACGCCGTTCACCTCGGCCATCGCGTCGTACCCGGTGGTGCCGTCGATCGGCCACCGGGGCAGCTGCTCGCCCGGCTCGAGGATCTTCTCGATCACCAGCCAGGCCTCCGGCGCGGCGTCCCGCAGCCGCCGCAGGTAGTCCCCCGGGTCGCGCAGCCCGTCCGGATGGTCGACCCGGATGCCGTCGACCAGCCCCTCGCGGACCCAGCGCAGGATCTCGGCGTGGGTGGCCTCGAAGACCTCCGGGTCCTCGACGCGCAGCCCGGCCAGCTCGGTGATCGCGAAGAACCGCCGGTAGTTGATCTCGGAGTCGCCGCGGGTCCAGTTGACCAGCTCGTAGTGCTGCCGGTCGTGCACCTCCCGGGGCGAGCCGCCGCCGGTCCCCTCGGCGATCGGGTACCGCTTGTCGTAGTAGACCAGCTCGTCGCCCTCGACCTGGAGCTGGTCCAGCGCGTCCGGATCGTCGGCCAGCACCGGCAGCAGGATCCGGCCGCGGGACCAGTCGATGTCGTAGAAGCTCGCGAACTTCGACTCCCGCCCGTGCTTGAGGACCTCCCACCAGGTCGGGTTGACCTTGGGGACGGCCACCCCGGCGTGGTTCGGGACGATGTCGACGACCAGGCCGAGCCCGGCGTTCTTCAGCGCCGCGGACAGGGCGCGCAGCCCGTCCGGGCCACCCAGGTCCGGGCTGACCTGGGTGTGGTCGACGACGTCGTAGCCGTGCTGGGAGCCGGGCGCCGCGGTCAGCAGCGGGGCCGAGTAGAGGTGGCTGACGCCGAGGTCGGCCAGGTAGTCGGCCAGCTCGGCGGTGGCCTTGAGCGGGAAGTCGGGGCGGACCTGGACTCGATAAGTGCTGCTGGGGCGCATCACACCGTCCTGTCGAGCACGATGAGGGAACGATCCGGCACCCAGATCTTGTGGCCGGCCTCCACGACCGACGGGCGATCCGGGGACGGCTCGGCGGTTTCGATGACTTTCTCCCACTTCTCCCCGTACTCCGCGGGAGGCGTGGCGAACTCGATGGGCGCGTCGTGCGCGTTGAAGAAGAGCAGGAACGAGCTGTCCACGTGGCGCTGGCCGTACTGGCCACGCTCGCGGATGCCCTCGCCGTTGACGAACAGGGCGACCGCCCGGCCGAAGTCGTTGCCCCAGTCGTCGCCGGCCATCTGCCGGCCGTCCGGGGTGAACCACTCCAGGTCGGGCAGCGGGTCGCCGCCGCCGCGGGCGGTGACCGGCAGTCCGGTGAAGAACCGGCGGCGCTGGAACACCTGGTGCCGGTGCCGGAACGCGGTCAGCTTGCGGGCGAAGTCGAGCAGCTGCTCGTCGGCGTTCTCCCAGTCGATCCAGCTGATCTCGTCGTCCTGGCAGTACGCGTTGTTGTTGCCCTGCTGGGTGCGGCCCAGCTCATCGCCGTGCGAGATCATCGGCACGCCCTGGCTGAGCATCAGCGTGGCCAGGAAGTTGCGGCGCTGCTTGGCGCGCAGCTCGAGCACCTTCTCGTCGCTGGTCGGGCCCTCGATGCCGCAGTTCCAGGACCGGTTGTGGCTCTCGCCGTCCCGGTTCTCCTCGCCGTTCGCCTCGTTGTGCTTGTCGTTGTAGCTGACCAGGTCGTTGAGCGTGAACCCGTCGTGCGCGGTGACGAAGTTGATCGAGTGGAACGGCTTGCGGCCGTCGTCCTGGTAGAGGTCGGCGGAGCCGGTGATCCGGCTGGCGAACTCGGCCAGGGTGGCCGGCTCGCCGCGCCAGAAGTCACGGACCGTGTCCCGGTACTTGCCGTTCCACTCGGTCCAGTTCGGCGGGAAGTTGCCGACCTGGTAACCACCCGGGCCGACATCCCACGGCTCGGCGATCAGCTTCACCTGGCCGACCACCGGGTCCTGCTGGACCACCTCGAAGAAGGTGGAGAGCCGGTCCACGTCGTAGAACTCCCGGGCCAGCGTCGAGGCCAGGTCGAAGCGGAAGCCGTCGACGTGCATCTCGGTGACCCAGTAGCGCAGTGAGTCCATGATCAGCTGCAGGCTCTGCGGGGAGCGGACGTTCAGGCTGTTCCCGGTGCCGGTGTAGTCCATGTAGAACTGCGGCTGGTCGTCGACCAGCCGGTAGTAGGTCCGGTTGTCGATGCCCTTGAGGCTGAGCGTCGGCCCGAGGTGGTTGCCCTCCGCGGTGTGGTTGTAGACCACGTCCAGGATGACCTCCATCCCGGCCGCGTGCAGCGCCTTCACCATCCCCCGGAACTCCTGGGTCTGCTGGCCGAGCGTGCCGGTCCCGGAGTACCCGTGGTACGGCGCGAAGAAGCCCAGCGTGTTGTAGCCCCAGTAGTTGCGCAGGCCCAGGTCGTGCAGCCGGTTGTCGTGGACGAACTGGTGCACCGGCATCAGCTCGACCGCGGTCACGCCGAGGCCCTTCAGGTGCTCGATGATCGCCGGGTGGCCGATCGCCGCGTAGGTCCCGCGCATCTCCCGGGGGATCTCCGGGTGCCGCTGGGTGAGCCCCTTCACGTGCGTCTCGTAGATCACCGAGTGGTGGTACGGGATGTCCGGCCGGCGGTCGTTGCCCCAGTCGAAGTACGGGTTCACCACCACGCCCTTGGGCATGTACGGCGCCGAGTCCAGGTCCGACATCTGGTCCGGGTTGTCGAAGTCGTACGCGTACAGCGACGGGTGCCAGTCGATGTCCGAGTCGACCGCCCGCGCGTACGGGTCCAGCAGCAGCTTGTGCGGGTTGCAGCGCAGCCCGCGGTGCGGCTCGTAGGGACCGTAGACCCGGTAGCCGTACCGCTGCCCCGGCTCCACGCCGGGTAAGTAGGCGTGCCAGACGAACGCGTCCTGCTCGTGCAGGAGCACCTTGCGCTCGTTCCCGGAGGCGTCGAAGAGGCAGAGTTCGACCGCCTCAGCCACCTCGGAGAAGATCGCGAAGTTGGTACCCGTCCCGTCGTAGGTCGCCCCCAACGGATACCGGTGACCAGGCCAGACCTGCATTTCTCGTGGACCCCCCTCGGCCTTCGGTCAGTGCGACCGGCCCGCGGTTCATGCCCGTCCGCGGGGTGGCTCAATCCTGTCCGGCCGCGTCATCGCCCATTCTCGCGGAGAGGACTGATACCGTCGGCCCGACTGTCCGATTAGGCGCTGATTTATCCCCTTACGGGGGTTTAGCGTGTGCCAAAACGAGCATAGAGGCGACGTGCCGCGGATTGATCCTCTGACCTTCGGGCCCCAGGTGTGCGCCGTCCACACGGAGGACGCCGGAGCCGGCCGGGAATGGCTGGTCACCGACGGTCTCGGCGGCTGGGCCAGCGGCACCGTGAGCGGCCTGCGGACCCGTCCGGAGCACGCGCTGCTGACCGTCGCCGGGCCGGGCCGGACGCCGCACGTCGCGCTGGCCGCGCTCGACCTGACCGTGACGCTCCCCACAGGCACGAAAGTGCCGCTGTACACCCATGCCTGGGAATCCGGCGTGCTCGACCCGGCCGGCCACCGCTTCCTGGAGACCTTCACGCTGGCCGCCGGGCTGCCGCGGTGGCGCTGGCGGATCGGCGACGTGGTGATCGAACGCGAGCTGGCGATGCGCCCCGGCCTCGCGGTGGTCCACCGGGTGCTCAGCGCGCCCGGCCCGGTCGGCCTGTCGGTCGCCGCGATGTGCACCTGGCGGGAGGCGGCCGGCAGCCGCCGCGCCGACGGCCCCGGGCTGCGGATCGAGCGGGTCGCCGACGGGGTGCTCGTGGAGAACGCGTACCGGCTGGCCGGCCCCGGCTGGCAGCCCGCCGGGCAGTGGCACATGGGCGCCCGGACCGGCGACCGGGCCGAGGACCTGTGGCTGGCCGGCACCTTCGGCAAGCAGGCCGCAGCCGGGGAGAGCCTGGAGATCTCGGCGTGGGCCGGGAACCTCGCCGACCGCCCGCCGGCGCCGCCGGTGGTGCTGGCCGCGGCGCGCGAGCGGGCTCATCGGCTGGTCACCGCGGCGAAGGCGGAGGGGTACGCCGGGACGCTCGCGCTCGCCGCCGACACGTTCATCGTCCAGGCCGCCGACGGGCCGGTCATGGTCGACGGGTACCCGTGGGGCGGACGGCCGGCGTCGCTCGCCGCGTACGAGGGGCTGTTCCTCGACACCGGGCGGGCCGACGAGGGCCGGGAGCTGCTCCGCGCCCTGGTCGACCGGCCGGCCGACGCGCTGGACTTCCCGCTCTGGCTGGTGCACGCGGTGGACCGGCACGTCACCCGGACCGGGGACAGCGACCTGGCCCGGGCGCTCGGCGTGCCGCTCGGCCGGCTGCTGCGCCAGAGCCTGACCGGCGACGGGCCGCTCGCCGTCGACCCGGCCGACGGCCTGCTCGCGCTCGCCCCCGGCCCGGATCGGCCACGGGTCGGGAAGCTCGTGGAGATCAACGCGCTCTGGGTTAACGCGCTCGCCGCGCTCGGCGACCTGCTGGCCGAGGGCGGGCGGGTCGACACCGAGCCGCGCGACCGGCACGCGCTGGCCTGGGAGTCGTTCCGGCGGCGGTTCCCGGCGCCCGAGGGGTGGCTGCACGATCTGGTCGAGGGGCCCGCGGCGCCCTACCCGCTGGGGGCCGGGACGCAACACGACGATCCGACGCTGCGGCCGTACCAACTGCTCGGCTGGTCGCTGCCGCACGCGCCGATGCGGGGCAGCGCCGGCCGCACGGTCCGGGCCGCCGGGGAGTCGCTGCTCACCCCGGTCGGGCTGCGCACCCTGGCCCCGGACGAGTACGGGTACGACGGCGCCGGCCCCGAGCAAGGCCTGGTCCGGCCGTGGCTGATCGGGCCGTACGCGGACGCCTGCGCGGCCACCGGGCACCCGGTCGACGGGCTGCTCGACGGGCTCGCCGCCCACCTGACCGAATGGGGCGTCGGCTCGGTCGGCGAGGCCGCGCACGGCGACGCCCCGCACCGCGCCGTGGGCCGCCCGTTCGACGCGCTGGCCGTCGCCGAGATGCTACGAGTGGAAACGAGGTACGCGCCGTGAGCCGGATCCTCCTGCTCTCCTGGGAGTACCCGCCGCTGCTGGTCGGCGGGCTGGGGCGGCACGTGCACGCGCTGGCCGGCGCGCTCGCCGCCGCCGGGCACGAGGTCACCGTGGTGACCCGGCAGGCGCCCGGCGCGCCGCCGGTGGAGCACGTCGAAGGCGTCCGGGTGATCCGGGCCGCCGAGGACCCGCCCGCCGTGGACGTCACCGGCGGCAACCTGCTCGGCTGGACGCTCGCCTTCAACCACGCGCTGACCCGGGCCGCCCTGCGCGCGGCGCGCGGTCACCGGTACGACCTGGTGCACGCGCACGACTGGCTGGTCGCGCACACCGCGGTCACCCTGCGCGACCACCTGGACGTGCCGCTGGTCGCGACGATCCACGCCACCGAGTCCGGGCGGCACCAGGGCTGGCTGCCGGCCGCCCACAACCGGACCATCGACGACGTCGAACGCTGGCTGTGCGCCGAGGCGGACCGGGTGATCGTCTGCTCGGAGTACATGCGCGCCGAGGTGATCCGCCTCTTCGGAGTGCCGGCCGAGCGCACCGAGGTGGTGCACAACGGGGTGGACGCGCTGCGCTGGCGGGCCCGGCCGCGGGCGGTCGCGGCGGCCCGGGAACGGTACGCCGGCAGCGACGGTCCCCTGGTCAGCCTGGCCGGCCGGCTGGTCTACGAGAAGGGCGTGCAGCACCTGCTCGCGGCGGAACCGCTGTTGCGCGAACGGTTCCCCGGCCTGCGGATGGTGATCGCGGGCGACGGGCCGTACCGGGCGGAGCTGGAACGTCTCGCCGGGCCGGCCGTGACCTTCGCCGGGTTCCTGACCGGCCACGATCTCACCGCCCTGATGGCGGCCTCGGACTGTTACGTGGTGCCGAGCATCTACGAGCCGTTCGGGATGGTCGCGCTGGAGGCGGCGGCGGCCGGGACGCCGGTGGCGGTGGCGGCGACCGGCGGGCTGGCCGAGATCGTCGAGGACCGGGTGACCGGGGTGAAGTTCCCGCCCGGCGACCCGGAGGCCCTGGCCGGCGCGGTGGCCGGGGTGCTCGCGGACCGGGACCACGCGCGGGCGCTGGCGTGGCGGGCCCGGCAGCGGGTGGTCGACGACTACAACTGGCCGTCGATCGCGGCCCGCACCGCCGCGGTCTACGACAGCACCCGGCCGCCCGGGTCGTCGCTGCTGGCCAACGAGCCGAAGTTCCTGCTCAGCGGCCGTCCCGGGATGCCGATGGCGGTCCCGGTCGGGTAGCTGCCGGCGCGCCTCGCCCCGGACCGCCGCGCGCCTCGCGGTAGTCGGCTGGGCGTGGCGGGTGCCTCGAAGGAGTCGAGACACCCGCAGGGACCAGCCCGACCACCGCGAGGCGCGCCGCGACGCCGGCCGGTCAGTCGGCCTCGCGGGTGGCCTGGTAGATCGACAGGGCGGTCCAGGCGGCGGACAGCAGCGGGACCGGCACATCGTGGCGGCCGGCCTCGGCGACCAGGTCGCCCACGATCGCGTCGGCCTCGACCGGGTGGCCGGCGATCAGGTCGCGGTACATCGACGAGGTGGTCGGCTCGGTGCTGGCCATCGTGTCGCGGAGCATGGTCAGCGCCTGCGGGCGGGGCGGGAACCCGGCCGCGGTGGCGACGGCGACCGTCTCGGCGGTCAGGGCCCGGTTGAACTCCGGGCCGCCGGGCGCCGCGTTGATCGCGCCGATCGAGCCGCGCTGCAGCGTGGTGGCGCCGCCGATGGTGGCCAGCAGCACCCACTTCTCCCACATCTCGGCCCGGATGTGCCGGGACGCCCGGGAGTCGAAGCCGGCGTCGCCGAGCGCCGCGGTGACCTTGTCCAGGCGGTCGTCGGGGCCCTCGCCGAACGGGCCGAAGACCAGGCGGTGCAGGGCGGACATCTGGACGACGTCACCGTGGTCGTCCAGCGTCCCGTGGATCATGCAGAGGCCGCCCCAGACGTGGCCGGGCCCGAACGCGCCGGTCAACGTGTCGACGTGGCGCATCCCGTTGAGCAGCGGGATCACCACGGTACGGTCGCCGACGGCCGGGCCCAGCGCGGCGATCACGGCGTCCAGCGCGTAGCTCTTGACGGCGATCAGGACCAGATCGTACGGACCGTCGACGGTGGTGACGGTCCGCGGCGTCAGCCGGGTCTCGCCGGTCGGCGACGTGATCCGCAGACCGCGCTCGGCCAGCCGGGCCTGCCGCCCCGGCCGGACCAGGAACGTGACGTCCCGCCCGGCCTGGGCGAGCCGGCCGCCGAAGTAGCCACCGGTCGCGCCGGCGCCGGCCACCAGGATCCGCATCAGCCCAGCTGCTCGTCGTCGAAGCACCAGCGCCAGGTCTCGCCCGGCTCGAACGAGCGCATCACCGGGTGGCCGGACTCGGCGTGGTGGGCCGACATGTGCTGGCGCGGCGACGAGTCACAGCACGCGACCACCCCGCAGGTGAGGCAGAGGCGCAGGTGGACCCAGTCGTCGAAGCCGGCGGCCACGCACTGCGGGCAGCCGTCGGCGTAGCGGCTCTGCGGTTCCGGGTCGCCGGATTCCTTGAGATGCTGGCAGATCACTCGTCACTCCGGTGCAGCTGGGACTCTTCCAGGTCGAGCTCGCGCTGGGCGCGGACCAGCACCTCCTCCGGGATCCGGCCCTCGTTCCGGGCGATCTTGAAGACGTGCCGCTCGGCTCTGATCATCTCGCGGCGCAGCCGGCCGTACGCAGCCGAGGGGGTTTCCTGCTGCTGGCTGCCCAAACGCTCCCACGCGTTGTTGGACCGGCTCTCCACCAGCCCGCGCAGCCGGTCGACCACCGAGGCGGGCGCGCCGTCCGCGTGCTCGTCCAGCGCGGCCAGGGCGGCCCGGCCGGCGGCGTGCTGCACCCCGGCCTCGGCGAGCGCGTCCTGCGCGCTGTTGTCCTCGCGCACCCCGAGACGGCGGGCCATGGCCGGCAGCGTGGTGCCCTGGATCAGCAGGGTGAGCACGATGATCGCGAAGGCGATGAAGACGAACAGCTCGCGCGGGTAATAGGGCACGCCGGTCTCGTCGCTGGGCGGCGGCAGGGTCTGCGCGGCGGCCAGGGTGACAACGCCGCGCATCCCGGCCCAGGCCAGCACGGTCACCGCGGCGGCCGGCGGGCGCGCCTCCCGGGCCCGGACCCGCGGGAGCAGCCGGGCCAGATAGGTCGCCGGGTACATCCACAGGAAGCGGACCAGCACCAGGGTGCCGAAGACCGCGGCGGTCACCGTGA contains:
- a CDS encoding ketopantoate reductase family protein: MRILVAGAGATGGYFGGRLAQAGRDVTFLVRPGRQARLAERGLRITSPTGETRLTPRTVTTVDGPYDLVLIAVKSYALDAVIAALGPAVGDRTVVIPLLNGMRHVDTLTGAFGPGHVWGGLCMIHGTLDDHGDVVQMSALHRLVFGPFGEGPDDRLDKVTAALGDAGFDSRASRHIRAEMWEKWVLLATIGGATTLQRGSIGAINAAPGGPEFNRALTAETVAVATAAGFPPRPQALTMLRDTMASTEPTTSSMYRDLIAGHPVEADAIVGDLVAEAGRHDVPVPLLSAAWTALSIYQATREAD
- a CDS encoding glycogen debranching enzyme N-terminal domain-containing protein, giving the protein MPRIDPLTFGPQVCAVHTEDAGAGREWLVTDGLGGWASGTVSGLRTRPEHALLTVAGPGRTPHVALAALDLTVTLPTGTKVPLYTHAWESGVLDPAGHRFLETFTLAAGLPRWRWRIGDVVIERELAMRPGLAVVHRVLSAPGPVGLSVAAMCTWREAAGSRRADGPGLRIERVADGVLVENAYRLAGPGWQPAGQWHMGARTGDRAEDLWLAGTFGKQAAAGESLEISAWAGNLADRPPAPPVVLAAARERAHRLVTAAKAEGYAGTLALAADTFIVQAADGPVMVDGYPWGGRPASLAAYEGLFLDTGRADEGRELLRALVDRPADALDFPLWLVHAVDRHVTRTGDSDLARALGVPLGRLLRQSLTGDGPLAVDPADGLLALAPGPDRPRVGKLVEINALWVNALAALGDLLAEGGRVDTEPRDRHALAWESFRRRFPAPEGWLHDLVEGPAAPYPLGAGTQHDDPTLRPYQLLGWSLPHAPMRGSAGRTVRAAGESLLTPVGLRTLAPDEYGYDGAGPEQGLVRPWLIGPYADACAATGHPVDGLLDGLAAHLTEWGVGSVGEAAHGDAPHRAVGRPFDALAVAEMLRVETRYAP
- a CDS encoding glycosyltransferase family 4 protein; protein product: MSRILLLSWEYPPLLVGGLGRHVHALAGALAAAGHEVTVVTRQAPGAPPVEHVEGVRVIRAAEDPPAVDVTGGNLLGWTLAFNHALTRAALRAARGHRYDLVHAHDWLVAHTAVTLRDHLDVPLVATIHATESGRHQGWLPAAHNRTIDDVERWLCAEADRVIVCSEYMRAEVIRLFGVPAERTEVVHNGVDALRWRARPRAVAAARERYAGSDGPLVSLAGRLVYEKGVQHLLAAEPLLRERFPGLRMVIAGDGPYRAELERLAGPAVTFAGFLTGHDLTALMAASDCYVVPSIYEPFGMVALEAAAAGTPVAVAATGGLAEIVEDRVTGVKFPPGDPEALAGAVAGVLADRDHARALAWRARQRVVDDYNWPSIAARTAAVYDSTRPPGSSLLANEPKFLLSGRPGMPMAVPVG
- the treZ gene encoding malto-oligosyltrehalose trehalohydrolase, whose translation is MTTFEVWAPEKSPKLRLGDDEHPMEPGDGGWWRLDVPSAGPGTDYSYVLPDADNPVPDPRSAWQPHGVHGPSRVYDHDAFAWTDQAWTGRQVPGSVLYELHIGTFTPEGTFDAAIERLDHLVDLGVDLVELLPVNAFNGEYNWGYDGVCWFAPHEAYGGPDGLKRFVDAAHRKGLGVVLDVVYNHFGPSGAYAPMFAPYLSSSSNTWGSSLNLDGPDSGEVRRYITDSVLMWLRDYHVDGLRLDAVHALHDEGAVHLLEQLAVEAESLSTALRRPLSLIAESDLNDPKLITPREAGGYGLHAQWDDDVHHALHSLLTGERQGYYGDFGSLDCLRTVLEGAFFHAGTWSSFRGRRHGRPVDRQRTPGHRFVAFLQNHDQIGNRAVGDRLTATLSPGLLKVAATLLLTSPFTPMLFMGEEWAASSPWQFFTSHPEPDLAAAVQTGRRREFARHGWDEADVPDPQDPQTFERSKLDWSELGKPGHAEMLALYRKLIRLRREIPDLTDPWLSEVEVWHGDQFVVIRRGRHAVAANLADTAQTVSLRAVPSAVLLATAEGVVLERDRVVLPPESAVVVRTSR
- a CDS encoding UBP-type zinc finger domain-containing protein translates to MICQHLKESGDPEPQSRYADGCPQCVAAGFDDWVHLRLCLTCGVVACCDSSPRQHMSAHHAESGHPVMRSFEPGETWRWCFDDEQLG
- the glgX gene encoding glycogen debranching protein GlgX, translating into MQVWPGHRYPLGATYDGTGTNFAIFSEVAEAVELCLFDASGNERKVLLHEQDAFVWHAYLPGVEPGQRYGYRVYGPYEPHRGLRCNPHKLLLDPYARAVDSDIDWHPSLYAYDFDNPDQMSDLDSAPYMPKGVVVNPYFDWGNDRRPDIPYHHSVIYETHVKGLTQRHPEIPREMRGTYAAIGHPAIIEHLKGLGVTAVELMPVHQFVHDNRLHDLGLRNYWGYNTLGFFAPYHGYSGTGTLGQQTQEFRGMVKALHAAGMEVILDVVYNHTAEGNHLGPTLSLKGIDNRTYYRLVDDQPQFYMDYTGTGNSLNVRSPQSLQLIMDSLRYWVTEMHVDGFRFDLASTLAREFYDVDRLSTFFEVVQQDPVVGQVKLIAEPWDVGPGGYQVGNFPPNWTEWNGKYRDTVRDFWRGEPATLAEFASRITGSADLYQDDGRKPFHSINFVTAHDGFTLNDLVSYNDKHNEANGEENRDGESHNRSWNCGIEGPTSDEKVLELRAKQRRNFLATLMLSQGVPMISHGDELGRTQQGNNNAYCQDDEISWIDWENADEQLLDFARKLTAFRHRHQVFQRRRFFTGLPVTARGGGDPLPDLEWFTPDGRQMAGDDWGNDFGRAVALFVNGEGIRERGQYGQRHVDSSFLLFFNAHDAPIEFATPPAEYGEKWEKVIETAEPSPDRPSVVEAGHKIWVPDRSLIVLDRTV
- the treY gene encoding malto-oligosyltrehalose synthase, with protein sequence MRPSSTYRVQVRPDFPLKATAELADYLADLGVSHLYSAPLLTAAPGSQHGYDVVDHTQVSPDLGGPDGLRALSAALKNAGLGLVVDIVPNHAGVAVPKVNPTWWEVLKHGRESKFASFYDIDWSRGRILLPVLADDPDALDQLQVEGDELVYYDKRYPIAEGTGGGSPREVHDRQHYELVNWTRGDSEINYRRFFAITELAGLRVEDPEVFEATHAEILRWVREGLVDGIRVDHPDGLRDPGDYLRRLRDAAPEAWLVIEKILEPGEQLPRWPIDGTTGYDAMAEVNGVFVDAGTEAFFDTLDHYLTGGTTSFQNLVHETKRTVATKLLAAELGRLSRLVPEIEAAPQGLAELAACFPVYRSYLPGGARYLAQARAEAGRRRPQLISTLDQLTARLRNPAEEVAARFQQFTGAVMAKGVEDTAFYRWTRFAARNEVGNDPLKFGVSVDEFHECAESRQQDWPATMTALSTHDTKRGEDVRARLAVLSEVPGDWTEVVRRWVRVAPLPDPSLAHLIWQVAVGAWPIDRDRLFAYAVKAARESAVVTTWYQPDEAFETALRAMVDKIYDDPALHREVTDFAASITPPGWVNSLGQKLVQLTMPGVPDVYQGTELWDYSLVDPDNRRPVDFAARRELLGRLDDGWQPPVDDTGAAKLLVVSRTLRLLRQRPELFTSYRPVFAEGRVGEHVLAFDRGGVVVVATRLPVGLSRHGGWHDTTLSLDGHSWTEVFTNASYGGDRLAVAELLHTYPVALLVKE